Within Triticum dicoccoides isolate Atlit2015 ecotype Zavitan chromosome 1B, WEW_v2.0, whole genome shotgun sequence, the genomic segment cgttcctaagtagccgaaacaccttaggagacacaactcataactcaaacaaaattgggttaagttggggtggaagtgtatggtgggtaagcctatgcggaaatggtggtgatggttgatgaagaagcaaccattcctaagtagccgaaacaccttaggagacttgaatcactactcaagcaaccacgaatgctatggtgaacaaaatgggttaggttgcggaagtcggtggtggctatgcggatgatatggtggaaggcctaggcaaacttgccaaatttttgaaaatttgatggagtcaaattttgttggtggtatttttgcgggatgggggatgtcaatagcttcaaaacaaggtaaagaacgtcaaaatcggactccggatgaattagttatggtcaaaacggtgaaacaCAGAAGGCTGAAATGCCAGGGACCGGATATTAGGGGGTAGGGTCCGGATTTCCAGGGGTGTATGTCCAGAACCGTGCAGATTTAGTGCTCcacggcccggatgtccggcctgaggcccggatgtccggcccgacgattccagatctcgTTAGGGGCGGAAATTTTTGaattggggcggaaattgatgatttcgggggcaaaatttgatggatttcgtggatgaaaggtgggaaaacttggggaaatgctagatccactcgaaaccaagcaaatccatggatcaaaatcaacaaaacatcatcaaaccaacaaatcacaaaaaaaattgggggctattttttggtggggatttttggatttaggacgaaatcaagcaaaagaaggctagaaaatggtgggagggactccaaatacgtgataaacgtggctcatgataccatatgatatggggctaacccggtgtaggccaatctttcacgtttggagtgggatccctcgaagaacacgatgaacacggggaagaacagggagaaatcacaaggggaaacactcgagAATAAGTCCaaccacacatccactagacaatcaaacacacaagatcacaaggtacatgaacaacaaagggaaagatacaaggtaaggttcatctccaagaggaggtcttgatgatatcctaggcGGATCttaccacgagggggtcttgatgatatcccgcaggatcttctcacatggaggtcttgaactccatgggagtggtagtctctctctctctcaagagtagaggtaggagcaaagctcacctaagaatgagctatcatatttgctaaccctaactagaggaaggggatggagtatatatataggctagcccacgaaggggtaagtgaggaggggatacatgggcctcgggcccgtctctgcgcgcaggcaggcgccggatgtctgggctctCGTGAGACGCCGGATGTCTGGTGCGGTTGGCCGGATGTCCGGACCAAAGTGGCCAAGCTACTGGATAGGGGCGCCGGATTTCTGGGGGAgagcgccggatgtccggtggttgCCGAGGCGCCGGATGTACGGgcacacgggccggatgtccggccgctgatgcTTCGGCCGTCTTGTTGGTGCAGCTCCTCGGAGGctgcacaggcgccggatgtccggcctctggcccggatgtccggccgctgtagcttcagcagctctgtcttcttccgtcgtcgcttccaggcttccctcgcggatggcgtagttgttccttggtgcttgcactcctcctcgacatccgtgaagctccgacaatacctatgcatgcacacaggagaagtgtcaagtagtataccatcctcgaaggggtcaagtgagcacgtgtaaaggagaagattcacctttatgtatgagaagtagaggtcgcacgtgtcacttgccaaacggactcttgacatgatgatgaccgtaggatgctccgcatcaagttgCCAGGAGGAGGTAGCTAGGCGGGTGTGGTCTGCACTGTCGGTGGGCCGCTAGTCACCATGTTTGGTAGTTGCTCGAACTCACTGAGATAAGAATTGACAAAAGAAAAGATGTGGTGCGGGCTCTGGGAAATAGCTTCATGTATAGCTTTTCTCCTAGCATACCATATGGACCATAATGTTACCACCATCCGAGTGAAGCTCTTTTGATCCAGCCTGTCATGCATCTCGAACAACTAATTCGTTGTGCTAGCTTCTGTAATCTCTGCCATACTAGAAACAAGTGACTCCTCGGTAAGCGCCCAGGTACACCTGGCCATTGTGCAAGATAATAAAGCATGGCGCCATGAATCCTCGCAGCCACAAAGTGGACATGCATCGCGAGTCGACATATTACGGCGCTTAAGAACATTCGTGGTTGGCAGAGAATGACGTGCCAACCTTCAAATGAATACTTTCACCTTCGAAGGGACTGACAAATTCCATAACGAAGTCCAAGATTTTTCTCCCCGCTCCCCACTGGATGAACCACTTCGACCTTCCAACCAGTTCCCCCTCTGAATCTTTGTTGTTATCAAGAACTTGTATGCTAAGCTAACCGTCAAACAGCCCTTACTGTCTGGGTGCCAAGCCCGGAAATCATTGACACTTCTTGTGCACACCGGAAGCTTCCGAATAGACTCAGCATCGATCGGAAGGAAGGTAGCTCGGATCATATTTTCATTCCATGTCGCCATAGCTGGCAGCAAGAGTTCTGACACCATAGTAGATGGATCAGAGACTTGTGAGACTAAAGGTCGAAGTGAGGCCTCCTTCGGGATCCAATTGTCATCCCAGATATGAGTTGTCGGGCCATTGCCAATGCGCCTTATAATTCCTTGTTTCATGATATCTCTTCCTTCGAGAAACCAAATCTGGGATGGTGATTAATACTACCCTCATCtcggtgtataagtcattcgcgtagttctagatcGATAATttcactatctaaatatgtattatatgtgacaaaaagtatatatttaaaaactacatccgtgtagaaatctagtgatatacttttcatgacatatagcaCATATTTAATTTCTCAAATCAATgatctagaactacgcgaatggctTATACACCTGGACGGAAGGAGTACATGGCTTAGGCCTTTTCATACACAAAAAAAGGGGGTGCCGGCTTTATCCCTTAAATGGGCTTTATGGGCCACATGGAGTATCCAGTTGGTGGTCCGGACTGGGATGGGCCTCCATTGTCAGGATGAGCGAGCCTCCACTTCTTCACACAGTTCCGCTAAAAAAAAAAAACTTCTTCACACATTCCCCTAAAAAAAATATTCGGCttgctcggctcggctcggctcaacCCCTCCTCCACCACAACGCCCCACCGGAGAAACGACCGGCGGCGGCGATCCCAGGCGCCTGTCCCCGGCGGCGGCAACCGACGACTCTTCTACCCCCTCCCGATCTATTGAGGTGAGCCTTTCTCCTTCCTCGTCTCTCCCAATTTATTTTCTCTTCTCAATGGATTAAACCCTAGCTAGCTAAACTTTCCTCCCTAATCAAACCCTGCCGACATTTACTTGTCAGCTGAGGAGGGGAGATGGATTCTGCTAAGGAGATTCTCCGGCGGTAAGACAATCCACATCCAGTCTCTCCATCTCTGTTGACCATCCCCACATTTCATCACCCGCAGTCTGTTTGTTTGTTTATCCCTTACTTATTATTGATAGATGCTGTGTGTTGCAACGACATTTGTAGTACTTGAAGAAATTGCTCCATTGCATTGACGCTGCTTGTCACTGCCGGTTTTCCAGGGTCCATTCAAAGAAGAAACCGTGTGTGGATGGCGAATCACACCAGCATTCCCTGACGTCGATGTCTGCCGCGGTATCCAAGGTGCTCGAAGACGACGACCTCCTCAGGGAGATTATTGTCCGTGTCGGCTTCCCCACCACCCTCGTGCGTGCTTCCCTCGTCTGCAAGCGCTGGTACCACCACATCTCTGACCGCCGGTTCCTCCGCCGCTTCCGCGAGCGCCATCCGCCCCGCCTCCTTGGCTTTTGCCATGTCCCCGAAGATGAGTGTTCACAGTCGTCCTGTCCACGCTTCGTCCCGATTTTGCCTCTGCCCCCAGAGCTCGCTGCCGTGGTCAGCCGCGTGGCGAGCTACAGCTTTGGCGTCGACGGCGACGAATGGATCAGGGAGTGCCGGCGCGGCAGTGTCTTGACCGGACGCTATGAAGGATTATTATGGAGACATAGAGTGCACCACCCACTGTGCTCTGGGAGAGACATGGACATCCTCCCACCACTCCCAAGCGTCCAGAACTCTAGTTACCACATGTTCAGTACAATCCTCTCCAAAGAAGATGGCGCCGGCGGCATGTCCTACGTGTACATGTTGGTGGAGGGGGTTGATGAGAATAAAGTTTTTAGGGTGCGCGTGTATATGTTGCAACGCGGTGTCTGGTGCATGCATACCTCATCTACCACAAAGATCCCTCTTCCGTTGTTGCCACGGAAAGTTTTGCTTGTTGACAATAAAATCTATATAGCTGACAAGTTCAGTGACGACATTATTGTCTTGGATTTGCCAGCCTCAAGTTTCTCCAAAATTTCGGTCCCACAGGGAGTGCAGTGTCACCATTATACCACCATCTTGTCACGAGCCGATGATGCATCCGGTGTATATCTCACCCATGTTCATGTCAAGGAGCTTCAGCTTTGTATCTGGCTCCACAAGGGGCACAACTGGTTGCTGGTCAATACCATTTGTTTGCGTCAGATGTGGGCTAATTTGAGGATGCTAGATCATACGCTGTTACCCTCGGGATCGATCTATTGCTTGAATTCGAGAGAATTACGGGGATACAAGGGTTCCTGGCGTCACGCCGAGGTCTGGATCAGATCGAGAGAAGGCTtggggaaggggaagaaggaagGTAGGAGAAATACAGCCAATCTGGCATTTTACATTCGATGCCCCTGCAGCCACGCACGCTCTGACTACTTGTAGCGGTGACTTCCTAAGCGGGCTGGACTCGCTGCTGGGCGTCATGGGCCAGCCTCCCCTGTGGCGGCCTTGAGTGCATGAGTCAGCCTGCTCCGCTCTCTCTTCTCTGCTCTCTTCTTCAGTCGTTGTGCCTCAGTCTTCAGGAAGGCCGTGACAATGCTCCCTCCCCGAGACGCAGCATGTCCCCATGCTGGTGCTTCCGCGTACCTTCGATGAAGAGCATGAAGTTGTTCCCAGGTAGCAAAGCTTTCTGGCAGTCCAGTCCAAAGAGTCTTGACTTGCGGAAGCAGCTTCTTGCCTTGCCGCACCAGCCTCGCCTCCAAAATCTGCTCAGGTTGTCTCTTGTCATCAGCAATGAGCAGAACTGAAAGGTCAGTACTCACCGGTGTTGTAGGCGCCATTGCTTTTTTCAGTTGGGACACGTGAAAAACTGGGTGTACTTGGCTTCCAGCCGGCAGCTTGAGTTTGTAGGCCACTGCTCCCACGCGTTGAAGCACTTCAAATGGTCCAAAGAAACGAAAACAGAGTTTGTGAGATGATCTTGGAGCCACCGAAGTTTGGATGTGTGGTTGTAATCGTAGATACACCTTGTCCCCCACCTCAAACACTCGTTCAGACCGCTTGCGGTCTGCAAACTTCTTCATTCTCTGTTGCGCTCTGTGCAAGTGTTGTTGGATGAGCTGCTGCATTGTGGAGCGTTCTGCCAACCATTGTTGTAAATCCACTGGTGTCAATCCCTCTGTAGGTTGTATGCCAAAGTGCTTGGGTCGCTGTCCATACATGATCTCAAAAGGAGTGCGGCCAACCGCCGAATGGAAGGAGGTGTTATACCAGAATTCTGCTTGAgacaaccattgcgaccatttcttTGGGTTTGCATGCACAAAGCATCGCAAGAACGTCTCCAAACACTGGTTGACCCTCTCCGTTTGTCCATCCGTTTGTGGATGGTACACCGAGCTGAGATTCAAGGTTGCATCTGCCATTTTGAACAGATTCTGCCACAGTCTGCTAGTAAAAACCTTGTCTCTATCGGACACAATGGTCTGCGGCATCCCATGCAGCTTGTACACATTGTTGATGAACACTTGGGCCACTGACAGTGCTGTAAAGGGGTGTCTGAGTGCGATGAAATGGGCATATTTGGAAAATTTGTCCACCACTACAAGGATCGTGTCAAACCCATGAGAGAGGGGTAGTTTctcgatgaaatccatactgatggtATGCCAAGCTTTAGGTGGAACTGGGAGAGGTTGTAGCTTCCCTGGGTACTTGACATGCTCTCCTTTTGCTTGCTGACAGACAACACAGGATTGCACATATTTCTGAATATAGCTCTTCATTCCCGGCCAGATGAACAAGGCAGCAACGCGCTGGTAGGTGGCTTCCATGCGAGAGTGCCCCCCAATTGCGCTAGAATGGAGTGCCTTTAGCACGGCATCATGTGCCTCGGAGTGACTCTCAAGCCAAATTTTGCCCTGGTATCGAATTACTCCTTTGTTCAATGCATATCCTTGGTCGTTTGGACTAGATAGGGCCAACTCAGACAGCAGTTTTTGTGCTAGTGGATCTTTCTCATAGCCTTCAACAATGATTTCCAGCCAACGTGGCTGCACTGATGTGATACTGTGCAACTGCTCATTGTGTGTTCGACGAGACAGGGCATCAGCCGCGATGTTTGACTTGCCTTGCTTGTACACTATCTTGTACTGCAACCCCATAAGTCTGAGGAAAGCCTTCTGTTGCATTGGCGTGGTCACTCGCTGATCACCGAGATGGACCAGACTACGCTGATCCGTGCATATCAAAAATTCTCCTGCTTGCAGATATGCCTTCCACTTCTCCACAGCCATTAAGATGGCCAAGCATTCTTTATCGTACGTTGAAAGGGATCGATTCTTCACGCCCAAGCCCTTACTGAGAAAGGCCACTGGATGCCCTTTTTGCATCAATACCGCCCCTACACCTGTATCACAAGCGTCCGTTTCCAACACAAACTGCACTTTGAAGTCCGGAAGTGCCAAAACTGGTGCCTGCACAAGTGCTTGTTTCAAGGCATCAAAAGAAGCGGTCGTCGCTGATGTCCACACAAAAGGGGTGTTTTTCTTCAGTAGGTCTGTCAGAGAACGGCTGATGATGCCAAAACCGCGGATGAACTTACGATAGTATCCTGCTAAACCAAGGAACCCCCGTAGTTGCTTCACGTTACCGGGCGTGGGCCATTGTTGGACTGCAACTACTTTAGCTGGATCCGTCGACACGCCATGCTTGCTAACAATGTGTCCCAGGTACTCAAGCGACTCCTTTGCAAACGTGCACTTGCTTCGTTTCACATAGAACTGATGCTCGCGCAACAttttgaacacctgatccaagtgcTGGCAGTGCTCTTCCAGGGTTTGGGAAAAAACCAAGATGTCATCGGAGAAGGACAACACATATTTCCGCAGACCCGGGGCCAAAGTAATGTGCATGGCCGACTGGAATGTGGACGGTCCATCAGTAACACCAAATGGCATGACCTTGAACTCATAGCGGCCGTTGTGGGTGCGAAATGCTGTTTTAGCTTCATCTTCAGGAACCATACGAATCTGGTGGTACCCGGCTCGCAAGTCCAACTTACTGAAAAATGCTGCACCTGACAACTCATCAAGCAACTCCTCGACTACCGGcatcggatatttgttcttgattgtgatggCATTGAGCTGCCGATAGTCTACACAGAATCGCCATGTTCCATCCTTCTTCCGGACCAGCAACACTGGTGCTGCGAACGGGCTACGACTAACTTGAATTATTCCTTGTTGTAGCATTGCTCTGATGTGTTTTTCCAACTCATCCTTTTGTTGTGGCGAGTAACGATAGGGACGTACCGCAACTGGTTGAGCTCCTGGTAGCAGGGGAATTTGATGATCATAGTCCCGTGCTGGAGGCAACCCTTTGGGCTCATCGAAACGATCTTTGTGCACCTCCAACAGCTGCTAAATTTGGGCTCATCGAAACCAGAGCCATGAATGTGATCAGATGAATATGCGCTGTGCTCCAAGTCAAAAGGAATTGGTGTAGGGGCGAAATCACGCTTACCCCTGCCCAGGGCAGGCGCGGGAGCGTTGTTAGCTCCAAGCGCAGTACCCTGGTGCTGATTGTCAACGCCGTGCCCATGGGGCCGAGGTGGAATAGGGGTCGTTGCTGGTGGTTGCTCTGCTTCCAGCACTGCCACCCGAGCGCCCACCTCAGTGATGGCTGACTGCAGCGAGCCGATCGATTTATCGACCTTCGGCATCCAGCTCGACATGGCCTGGATGGTCTCCGACATCGATTTCACCGATGCCGCGACCAACGCACTGGTCGTCTTCATCTCCGCCAGGTCCGCGCGCATCTGGTCCATGGCGTCGTTCCTGATGCTCAAAATCCAAATCGCAGGCACGGGATTTTATGAGTCGCGAAGGATTCGCGACCAACCGACCAACGACTCGAATCGCACCCCAACaagtgctccaccgccgccgcacgccgctgaACAAGCACCACACGCTCGAATTTTTTGGGGGGAAAGATGAAGgactggctctagataccaagtgtTACCCTCGGGATCGATCTATTGCTTGAATTCGAGAGAATTACGGGGATACAAGGGTTCCTGGCGTCACGCCGAGGTCTGGATCAGATCGAGAGAAGGCTtggggaaggggaagaaggaagGTAGGAGAAATACAGCCAATCTGGCATTTTACATTCGATGCCCCTGCAGCCACGCACGCTCTGACTACTTGTAGCGGTGACTTCCTAAGCGGGCTGGACTCGCTGCTGGGCGTCATGGGCCAGCCTCCCCTGTGGCAGCCTTGAGTGCATGAGTCAGCCTGCTCCGCTCTCTCTTCTCTGCTCTCTTCTTCAGTCGTTGTGCCTCAGTCTTCAGG encodes:
- the LOC119350198 gene encoding uncharacterized protein LOC119350198, which gives rise to MDSAKEILRRVHSKKKPCVDGESHQHSLTSMSAAVSKVLEDDDLLREIIVRVGFPTTLVRASLVCKRWYHHISDRRFLRRFRERHPPRLLGFCHVPEDECSQSSCPRFVPILPLPPELAAVVSRVASYSFGVDGDEWIRECRRGSVLTGRYEGLLWRHRVHHPLCSGRDMDILPPLPSVQNSSYHMFSTILSKEDGAGGMSYVYMLVEGVDENKVFRVRVYMLQRGVWCMHTSSTTKIPLPLLPRKVLLVDNKIYIADKFSDDIIVLDLPASSFSKISVPQGVQCHHYTTILSRADDASGVYLTHVHVKELQLCIWLHKGHNWLLVNTICLRQMWANLRMLDHTLLPSGSIYCLNSRELRGYKGSWRHAEPRTL